A window from Mangifera indica cultivar Alphonso chromosome 2, CATAS_Mindica_2.1, whole genome shotgun sequence encodes these proteins:
- the LOC123208411 gene encoding E3 ubiquitin-protein ligase SINAT2-like — protein MAPGGGYCKEVIESHIANADYDMATSSVELRGSPCRKATTSFGGNFGMTSNNDVHELLECPVCMNLMYPPIYQCPNGHTVCSNCKVRVRNSCPTCRHELGNIRCLALEKVAESLELPCRHQIFGCQDIFPYYSKLKHEKNCKYRPYNCPYAGAECSVTGDIPLLVRHLKNDHKVDMHDGSTFNHRYVKANAQEVENATWMLTVFNCFGRQFCLHFEAFHLGTAPVYMAFLRFMGDEEEARQFSYSLEVGGNGRKLTWQGIPRSIRDSHKKVRDSQDGLIIQRNLALFFSGGDRQELKLKVAGRIWKEQ, from the exons ATGGCTCCTGGAGGAGGCTACTGCAAGGAAGTGATTGAATCTCACATTGCAAATGCAGATTATGATATGGCAACTTCCAGTGTGGAGTTGAGGGGTTCCCCTTGCAGAAAAGCTACAACTAGTTTCGGTGGAAATTTTGGGATGACATCAAACAATGACGTGCATGAGCTACTTGAGTGTCCTGTTTGCATGAATTTAATGTACCCTCCAATTTACCAG tgTCCAAACGGTCACACTGTATGCTCAAATTGCAAGGTTAGAGTACGCAACTCTTGCCCAACTTGCCGCCATGAACTTGGAAATATAAGATGCTTGGCTCTGGAGAAAGTAGCTGAGTCACTGGAACTCCCCTGCAGACACCAGATTTTTGGTTGTCAGGACATATTTCCATATTACAGCAAGCTAAAGCATGAAAAGAACTGTAAATATCGTCCCTATAATTGCCCATATGCTGGAGCTGAATGCTCTGTCACAGGTGATATCCCGCTCCTTGTCAGGCATCTCAAGAATGATCACAAAGTTGACATGCATGATGGAAGTACTTTCAACCACAGATATGTCAAAGCCAATGCCCAAGAAGTTGAAAATGCTACATGGATGTTAACT gtttttaattgttttgggCGGCAGTTCTGCCTGCACTTTGAGGCTTTTCACCTAGGAACGGCTCCTGTTTACATGGCCTTCTTGCGCTTCATGGGTGACGAAGAAGAGGCGAGGCAGTTTAGTTACAGTCTGGAAGTTGGTGGAAATGGCAGAAAACTGACATGGCAAGGGATTCCCAGAAGCATCCGTGATAGCCATAAGAAGGTTCGAGATAGTCAAGATGGCCTAATCATCCAGAGGAATCTAGCTCTGTTCTTTTCCGGTGGTGATAGGCAGGAGCTCAAGCTGAAAGTAGCCGGCCGTATATGGAAGGAACAATGA
- the LOC123208410 gene encoding GTP-binding protein BRASSINAZOLE INSENSITIVE PALE GREEN 2, chloroplastic — protein MLLRARTLSPSKLKPFFSQSLIHKIPTKSHLQKSFKPSTSQFFSLSPFSFSFTSSSQQPPPPPHKHFPLSRDGNYDEATPVRAVCPGCGVYMQDHNPKQPGYFIKPTATTQTLQKIKNSHLVPVSTVPEFSESVKRGNILINPEPEILNTNKPDKPVVCARCHGLRHYGKVKDPTVENLLPDFDFDHTVGRKLMSVTGTRSVVLMVVDASDFDGSFPRRVAKIVSETVEENLTAWKEGKSGNLPRVVLVVTKIDLLPSGLSPTRFEHWVRQRAREGGIDKISKLHFVSAVRNWGLKSLIEDVAFLAGKRGNVWAIGAQNAGKSTLLNAIAKCVDGGEGRKVVSHLTEAPVPGTTLGIVRVEGVLPAQAKLFDTPGLLHPHQITMRLNIEEQKLVHVSKELKPRTYRIKAGNSVHIAGLMRLDVEDLSVESIYVTVWASPYLPLHMGKTENASTMLEEHFGRQLQPPIGEKRVEELGKWVRKEFHVSGKSWDSSSVDIAAAGLGWFAIGLKGEAVLGVWTYDGVQIFLRNSLIPDRSQVFEVAGFTVSKVVSRADQALNKSKRQSETKRKQRNLGALTIESSLLSVDSPSSSQ, from the exons ATGCTCTTACGAGCAAGAACTCTTTCTCCATCAAAGCTTAAACCCTTCTTCTCTCAATCCTTAATCCACAAAATTCCCACCAAATCTCATCTCCAAAAGTCCTTTAAGCCCTCAACTTCTCAATTCTTTTCACTTTCACCCTTCTCCTTCTCTTTCACCTCCTCTTCTCAACagcctcctcctcctcctcataAACATTTTCCGCTGAGCAGAGATGGAAATTACGACGAAGCCACTCCCGTACGCGCTGTCTGTCCCGGATGTGGGGTCTACATGCAAGACCACAATCCCAAACAGCCCGGCTACTTCATCAAACCCACTGCAACGACACAAACtcttcagaaaataaaaaattctcatCTTGTCCCCGTTTCGACAGTGCCCGAGTTTTCGGAGTCTGTCAAACGGGGTAATATCTTAATTAATCCTGAACCCGAAATCTTAAACACTAACAAGCCCGATAAGCCCGTGGTATGCGCTAGGTGCCACGGTTTGAGGCACTATGGGAAGGTCAAAGATCCGACGGTGGAGAATCTTCTAccagattttgattttgatcatACGGTTGGGAGGAAGTTGATGTCGGTGACGGGGACGAGGTCGGTTGTGTTAATGGTGGTGGATGCATCAGACTTTGATGGGTCGTTTCCCCGGAGAGTTGCTAAGATTGTTTCTGAAACCGTGGAGGAGAATTTGACGGCGTGGAAGGAGGGCAAATCAGGTAATTTACCTCGAGTAGTTTTGGTTGTTACGAAGATTGATTTGCTGCCGAGTGGTTTGTCTCCAACCAGGTTTGAGCATTGGGTGAGACAAAGAGCTAGAGAGGGTGGAATTGATAAGATTAGTAAGTTACATTTCGTGAGTGCTGTTAGGAATTGGGGGCTAAAGAGTTTGATCGAAGATGTTGCATTTTTGGCGGGAAAACGAGGAAATGTGTGGGCCATAGGGGCACAAAATGCAGGGAAGAGTACATTGTTGAATGCAATTGCGAAGTGTGTTGATGGTGGAGAAGGCAGAAAGGTTGTTAGTCATTTGACTGAGGCGCCTGTGCCTGGGACCACTCTTGGGATTGTGAGAGTGGAGGGAGTTTTGCCTGCACAGGCAAAGCTGTTTGACACTCCGGGTTTGTTGCATCCTCATCAGATTACGATGAGGTTGAATATAGAGGAGCAGAAGCTTGTCCATGTTAGTAAGGAGTTGAAGCCGAGAACGTATAGGATTAAG GCAGGTAACTCAGTCCACATTGCTGGGCTCATGAGGCTGGATGTTGAAGATTTATCAGTAGAATCTATTTATGTTACCGTTTGGGCATCACCATACCTTCCATTACACATGGGGAAAACAGAAAATGCTAGCACAATGCTAGAGGAGCATTTTGGCCGTCAATTACAG CCACCAATTGGAGAGAAACGAGTAGAAGAGCTAGGAAAGTGGGTGAGAAAGGAATTTCATGTCTCTGGTAAAAGTTGGGATTCAAGCTCTGTAGATATTGCTGCTGCTGGACTTGGTTGGTTTGCAATTGGTCTTAAAGGCGAGGCAGTCTTAGGTGTTTGGACCTATGATGGAGTTCAAATATTCCTTCGCAACTCTTTGATTCCTGATAGATCTCAGGTGTTTGAAGTTGCAGGATTTACAGTCTCAAAAGTTGTCTCCAGAGCTGACCAAGCTCTAAATAAATCAAAGAGACAAAGTGAAACTAAGAGGAAACAGAGAAACCTGGGAGCACTAACTATTGAATCATCATTATTAAGTGTTGATTCACCATCAAGTTCTCAATAA
- the LOC123208599 gene encoding metal tolerance protein 4-like: MYDHHQGIDTGACELNCVISCIDLDHYFDVVTNLVGLAAAILGDSFYWWIDPAGAILLAVYTISNWSETVMENAVSLVGESASPEILQKLTYLVLRHPKVKRIDTVRAYTFGVLYFVEVDIELPEELPLREAHAIGETLQNKIERLPEVERAFVHLDYECEHKPEHTIHNRLPDNA; the protein is encoded by the exons ATGTACGATCATCATCAGGGCATTGACACCGGTGCATGTGAGTTAAATTGTGTTATATCATGCATTGACCTT GATCACTATTTTGATGTGGTAACAAATTTAGTAGGACTGGCTGCGGCTATTCTTGGTGATAGCTTCTACTGGTGGATTGACCCTGCTGGTGCCATTCTCCTTGCTGTTTATACAATCTCAAATTGGTCTGAAACTGTCATGGAAAATGCAG TTTCGCTTGTGGGAGAATCAGCCTCTCCTGAAATCTTGCAGAAATTAACTTATCTCGTCTTAAGGCACCCTAAAGTCAAGCGTATTGACACAGTTCGTGCTTACACTTTTGGCGTTCTTTATTTTGTTGAG GTTGACATTGAGCTCCCAGAAGAATTACCTTTAAGAGAAGCACATGCTATCGGAGAAACCTTGCAGAACAAGATTGAGAGACTCCCTGAAGTTGAAAGAGCATTTGTTCATCTTGACTATGAATGTGAACACAAGCCAGAGCACACCATCCACAACAGGCTTCCCGACAACGCTTAG
- the LOC123209602 gene encoding metal tolerance protein 4-like — MEGQGCSDANTPFLKKQNGERKRSGLLSRRNSVSTLRTEFVSRLPEKVLCGVDKDAPFDIDTSKTRGLSAGEKEYYEKQFETLKSFEEVDSLIGSDDLIEENHGEAAAERAMKISNYANVVLLACKIYATIKSGSIAIAASTLDSLLDLMAGGILWFTHLAMKNINIYKYPIGKLRVQPVGIIIFAAVMATLGFQILVEAVEKLIKDKASEKMSKVQLEWLYSIMLGATVVKLALWLYCKNSGNKIVRAYAKDHYFDVITNVVGLLAAVLGDRFYWWIDPAGAILLAVYTISNWSETVMENAVSLVGESASPEILQKLTYLVLRHPKVKRIDTVRAYTFGVLFFVEVDIELPEELPLKEAHTIGETLQNKIEKLPEVERAFVHLDYECEHKPEHTVHNRLPSSNT; from the exons ATGGAGGGCCAAGGGTGTTCGGACGCAAACACGCCATTTTTGAAGAAGCAGAATGGGGAGAGAAAGCGGAGCGGATTACTGAGTCGACGAAACTCGGTCAGCACGCTCAGAACTGAGTTTGTTTCCCGGTTACCGGAAAAGGTACTGTGTGGAGTTGATAAGGACGCTCCCTTTGACATCGACACGTCCAAAACCAGAGGCTTAAGTGCAG GAGAGAAGGAATACTATGAAAAACAATTTGAGACCCTGAAATCCTTTGAGGAAGTTGATTCTTTGATTGGATCCGATGACTTGATCGAGGAAAATCATGGGGAAGCCGCAGCTGAAAGAGCAATGAAAATCTCTAATTATGCAAATGTTGTTCTGCTGGCATGTAAG ATCTATGCCACTATAAAGAGTGGATCCATCGCCATTGCTGCATCAACACTGGATTCTTTGCTTGATCTCATGGCTGGCGGCATACTTTGGTTCACTCATTTGGCAatgaaaaacattaatatttacAAGTACCCTATTGGAAAATTGAGGGTGCAGCCCGTAGGCATAATCATCTTTGCTGCCGTAATGGCTACTCTTG gTTTCCAGATTTTGGTCGAGGCTGTAGAAAAGCTCATTAAAGACAAAGCATCTGAAAAGATGAGCAAGGTGCAATTGGAATGGCTGTACTCAATTATGCTTGGTGCTACAGTGGTAAAATTAGCCCTGTGGCTATACTGCAAAAACTCTGGAAACAAGATTGTCCGCGCCTATGCAAAG GATCATTATTTTGATGTGATAACAAATGTAGTAGGATTGCTTGCAGCTGTTCTTGGTGATAGATTCTACTGGTGGATTGACCCTGCTGGTGCCATTCTCCTTGCTGTTTACACAATTTCAAATTGGTCTGAAACTGTCATGGAAAATGCAG TTTCGCTTGTGGGAGAATCGGCCTCTCCTGAAATCTTACAGAAATTAACTTATCTCGTCTTAAGGCACCCAAAAGTCAAGCGTATCGACACAGTTCGTGCCTACACTTTTGGCGTACTTTTTTTCGTTGAG GTTGACATTGAGCTCCCTGAAGAATTACCTTTAAAAGAAGCGCACACTATCGGAGAAACCCTGCAGAACAAGATTGAGAAACTCCCAGAAGTTGAAAGAGCATTTGTTCATCTTGATTATGAATGTGAACACAAGCCAGAGCACACCGTCCACAACAGGCTTCCCAGCAGCAACACTTAG